In the Chroococcidiopsis sp. SAG 2025 genome, one interval contains:
- the murB gene encoding UDP-N-acetylmuramate dehydrogenase, translating into MTSSQHPNPIPIPETAGDRQIIYLPGTKCAIKSQVPLASLTSFRVGGPAQWYVAPQNLAELQASLEWSRSEGLAVTLIGAGSNLLVSDRGLPGLVIGTRHLRYSRFDLGTGQLTVAAGEPLPRVAWQVAELGWQGLEWAVGIPGSVGGAVVMNAGAHKSCIADILVSAQVLSPSGQLETLTPDQLSYSYRTSILQGSQRLVTQAIFQLQPGADPQQVLATTTEHLEQRRRTQPYHLPSCGSVFRNPLPYTAGWLIEQSGLKGYQIGAAQVAQRHANFILNCGGAKANDIWQLIRYVQHQVEERWSLLLEPEVKTIGEF; encoded by the coding sequence ATGACCTCCTCCCAACACCCCAACCCAATTCCGATTCCAGAAACTGCTGGCGATCGCCAGATAATATACTTGCCTGGAACAAAATGCGCGATTAAGTCTCAAGTCCCGTTGGCTAGTCTCACATCCTTTCGGGTTGGAGGACCAGCCCAATGGTATGTAGCACCTCAAAATCTAGCAGAATTGCAAGCTAGTTTGGAGTGGTCGCGCTCAGAAGGATTAGCCGTGACGCTGATTGGAGCAGGTTCTAATTTATTAGTTAGCGATCGCGGTCTGCCTGGTTTGGTCATTGGCACTCGTCATTTGCGCTACAGCCGCTTCGATCTGGGAACCGGTCAATTGACCGTGGCTGCTGGAGAACCTTTACCTCGCGTAGCTTGGCAAGTGGCAGAATTAGGCTGGCAAGGGCTGGAGTGGGCTGTTGGAATTCCTGGTAGTGTCGGCGGTGCTGTGGTAATGAATGCAGGAGCGCACAAAAGCTGCATTGCCGATATTTTAGTCAGCGCTCAAGTTTTGTCTCCCTCTGGGCAGCTAGAAACCCTTACTCCAGACCAACTAAGTTACAGCTATCGCACCTCAATTTTGCAAGGCAGCCAGCGCCTCGTCACTCAAGCTATCTTCCAGCTGCAACCAGGCGCAGATCCACAACAAGTGCTAGCAACCACCACCGAACACCTAGAGCAAAGGCGGCGTACTCAACCCTATCATCTACCTAGCTGTGGTAGCGTGTTCCGTAACCCCCTACCCTACACCGCTGGCTGGTTGATCGAGCAGTCAGGTTTAAAGGGCTATCAAATTGGTGCAGCTCAGGTTGCACAGCGCCATGCTAACTTCATTCTTAACTGTGGTGGTGCAAAAGCTAACGATATCTGGCAGCTAATTCGTTACGTCCAGCATCAAGTAGAAGAACGTTGGTCGCTACTGCTAGAGCCAGAAGTGAAAACAATTGGCGAATTTTAA
- a CDS encoding YbaB/EbfC family nucleoid-associated protein, whose product MTQGQGKGFGFGLGKMKELADAFKKAQQVQEGAKKLQEELEMMEIQGEAGGGMVKVSLSGNQEPRRVEVAPEALQEGADVLSDLVLAAMKDAYNKSTATMRERMEELTSGLELPGM is encoded by the coding sequence ATGACACAAGGACAAGGAAAAGGATTTGGCTTCGGTCTGGGCAAAATGAAGGAACTCGCAGATGCCTTCAAGAAAGCGCAGCAGGTGCAAGAAGGTGCGAAAAAGCTCCAAGAAGAATTGGAGATGATGGAGATCCAGGGCGAAGCTGGTGGAGGTATGGTCAAAGTGTCTCTCAGCGGCAACCAAGAACCCCGACGGGTAGAAGTGGCTCCAGAAGCATTGCAAGAAGGCGCAGATGTCCTCTCCGATCTCGTACTGGCAGCAATGAAAGATGCTTATAACAAATCTACTGCTACCATGCGGGAACGGATGGAAGAGTTAACTAGTGGTTTGGAATTGCCAGGAATGTAA
- a CDS encoding low molecular weight protein-tyrosine-phosphatase, translated as MTDKKQLSKIICMYKLLFVCLGNICRSPAAENIMNHLIDRHQLGDRVVCDSAGTGGYHVGSPPDRRMTFAAANRMGIQLRGRARQLQKSDLAEFDLILAMDRENYYDILALDFSGEYRDKVLLICDFCTEHTMKEVPDPYYGGAEGFNQVIDLLLDACNGLLDRVKQEIADSE; from the coding sequence ATGACAGACAAAAAGCAATTGTCAAAAATTATCTGTATGTATAAGTTACTTTTTGTCTGCCTGGGTAATATTTGCCGTTCTCCAGCGGCGGAAAATATTATGAACCATTTGATCGATCGCCATCAGTTGGGCGATCGCGTCGTTTGCGATTCTGCTGGTACGGGTGGCTATCATGTTGGCAGTCCGCCAGACCGTCGCATGACGTTTGCAGCAGCTAATCGGATGGGAATTCAGTTACGCGGTCGAGCGCGCCAGTTACAAAAATCGGATTTGGCGGAATTCGATCTGATTTTGGCAATGGATCGCGAAAATTACTACGATATTCTGGCACTAGATTTCAGTGGTGAATACCGCGATAAAGTGCTTTTGATCTGTGACTTTTGCACCGAGCATACCATGAAAGAAGTGCCTGACCCCTACTACGGTGGTGCAGAGGGATTTAACCAGGTGATTGACCTCCTGCTCGATGCTTGTAACGGACTGCTCGATCGCGTCAAACAGGAAATTGCAGACAGTGAGTAA
- a CDS encoding response regulator transcription factor: protein MPLTILVVDDDPGTRLAISDYLEMAGYSVITAADGQQGLDMVETYRPHLMVTDIVMPRMNGYQLVRSVRQHPSFRLLPVIFLTERNKTEERIQGYQSGADLYLPKPFELQELGAAIRNLLERSQMIQSEYRLSQEEGLRPQTTATAIVEKLDFPFHLTQREQEVLVMLTHGLSNAQIGSQLHLSPRTVEKYVSNLLRKTETNNRAELVGYAMKHRLVE from the coding sequence ATGCCTCTGACTATTCTTGTTGTTGATGACGATCCTGGGACTCGTCTGGCTATCAGTGATTATCTTGAGATGGCTGGTTACTCAGTCATTACGGCTGCTGATGGGCAACAAGGCTTGGATATGGTCGAGACTTATCGCCCTCATTTGATGGTGACAGATATTGTGATGCCGCGCATGAACGGCTATCAATTGGTGCGGAGTGTCAGACAACATCCTTCATTTCGACTGCTACCAGTCATTTTTTTAACAGAACGTAACAAAACTGAAGAACGAATTCAAGGCTATCAGTCGGGAGCAGATCTTTACCTACCTAAACCGTTTGAGTTACAAGAACTAGGAGCGGCAATCCGCAATTTGTTGGAGCGATCGCAAATGATCCAATCAGAGTATCGCCTATCCCAGGAAGAAGGTTTGCGTCCTCAGACAACCGCAACGGCGATCGTCGAAAAACTTGATTTTCCCTTCCACCTCACCCAACGCGAGCAGGAGGTGTTAGTCATGCTCACTCACGGTCTTTCCAACGCTCAAATTGGCAGCCAGCTCCACCTTAGTCCCCGCACAGTAGAAAAATACGTCAGCAATCTCCTGCGCAAAACAGAAACCAACAACCGAGCCGAACTCGTCGGTTATGCGATGAAGCATCGATTGGTTGAATAG